In Vicinamibacteria bacterium, the genomic stretch GGAAGATCGCGGCTTCGTCGGTGAACGACGAAACCTGTATGTAGGCGGCGAGGCTCTCCCGCGCGATCTGGGGAAGCCCCGAGGTCGGCTGGTCTCCGAGACCGATCACGTTGGCTCCGACTCGCTTCAGCCCGCGTACGAAAAAAGGCATTTCCGCGGGGAATCCGGGGCTGAACATCAAGACGTTCATGCGGTCACTCCAACTCCACGTAGATGCGCTCGACGAGACGTTTGAGGCCGCGCTCGACGACCTCGGTGTCCGGATGGCGCAGGATCACGTAACCCTCTCCCTCGTAAGTGCCGGTCGGCGCCTGTCCCGGCCGCGGAAGCTTCGCCTCGACCACGAGGTCTCCGATCTCGCGTTGCGCGTGCTCGAGTCCATGGATGGCCTTCACTCGACTCCCTCGGCCCTGCCCCCGAACGTACGCCGCCCCCACCGCGTAGCGTCGCGGCGGCGGCCTGAACCGGTCGTGGACCATCAGCTCGGCCCAAGCGCCATACAGGTCGAAGTCGTGTGCGTAGGAGATGAGGGTGGCGAACTGTGCCCCGGGCGGCCTGGCACCGACCTCGGAGATTGCGACTCCGCTTCCCGGGCGCAGGAACCACTCCATGTGACTCAGGCCATTCACGAGGCCGAGAGCTCGAAGCGCGGGCTCGGCGACCTTACGGATGCCGTCGTAGCGCGGATGGTCGATCTCCTTCGGCGAGACGACGCACCATTGAATCCAGGGGTGGCGAAGCACTTCGATCGGCGACGGGTAGTAGTCGTTGACCGAGTACCAGACGAGTCGACCTCCAATTACGACGCTGTCGAACGAGTGCTCCTCGCCAACGATGAACTCCTCCAGTAACGTGGGTTGTTGGGGCGATGGCGGCATGGCGCGGAGACACTCGATGAGGGAGGCTTCGTCGTCGATTCGGAAGGTGGCGCGGGCGCCGGCCCCGGCGGGCGGCTTTACCACGAGTGGATACCCGATCTCACGGGCAAAGGAGAGGGCGGCGTCCGCCTCTTCGACGAGCCGATGGCGCGCGCAGGGCAGACCCGCTTCGGTGAGAACCGTCTTCATGCGCGCCTTGTCGCGAAAGTTGAGTGCGGTCTCCGCCCCGAGTCCGGCGACGCCGAGCTCGTCGCGTAGCTGCCCGAGGGGCACCTGCAGCTGTTCGAGCGTCCCGAGGATGCGGTCGACGGAGCCGAATGCCTTCCGCATCGCGTGCAACGCAGGACGCAGGGCGTCGGTCGAGATTCCGTCCTCGACGCGGAAATGGCCGGAGAGTTTCGCTTTCAACCGTGGGGGAAGCTCGTCCTCGGGAGCCTGGCTCACGAGTCCGAGCCGAACGTCGGTTATCGAGGCCGCGGCATCGATGAAACGTAACGTGGTCTCCATGAAGAAGGGAGCCACGAAGACTACGTTCGTCACACGCGGGATTATACTCCGGTGCAGCGAAGCACTGGCCTCCCTACGAGGAACCTTTCGGCCCTCGCGCCGCTGTGTTATTTTAGACGGGATCTCACACAAGAAAGGCAGTTGGAGGAGTTGATGAACCTGAGAACGAGTGTGCTCGCCGTTTGTCTGACGATGCCGAGTATCCAGGGGCTCGCCCACGCGGGGGCGGTTTTTCGCAACACGGTCGAGAATTTCGCCGAGGACAACCAATTCTTCGAGGCACGCGAGTCGTACGTGAGCGTGACCAAAGTGGAAGGCAATCGCATGCGGATGGACACCCAGGGGATGGATGGGAAGCTCGCGAGCACCGTGATCTTCCTGGGGGAAACCGACGAAATGTACATGATCGATCACGAAAAGAAGTCTTACATGGTCCTGGATCGTGAGCGCATCGAGGCTCTTGGTCAGCAGATGAGTCAAGCCATGAAGCAAATGCAAGAGGCGCTCGCACAGGTTCCTCCCGAGCAACGAGAGATGATGGAACGCATGATGAAGGACAAGATGGGAGCCGGCGGAGATTACAAGCCGCCCTCCCCTCCGGTCGTAACCGATCTCGGCCAGAGCGGAAGCGCCAATGGTATCGCCTGCCAGTGGAAACAGGTTACCCGGGATGGCGTCCTGGAAGAAAAAGCCTGTGTTTGTGACGAAGGGGCGATTGCCGGTGGAGAGGAGATGGTCGCGCTCGCCCACGAGATGAGAGACTTCGCCGAAGGGCTCATGCAGCTGGCAAAAAGCGTTTCGGAGATTCCGATGTTCGGGGGTGGCACCGTCGGGAATGTCGGGGCGGCGTTCACCGCCGATCTCGGAGGGTTTTCTCTCATCTCCGAGGACTACGACGGCGAGGGGAAGCTCATTCGGCGATCGACCTTCGAGTCAGCAGACGAGGTTTCGATTTCGGACGAGGAGTTCACTCCCCCCGGTGGATACAAGAAGCAAACGCTCGAAGGCCTGGGCCGCTGAAGGCCCGGGACGCCTCGGCGGGCGCCGATGAGCTCGGCGTCGACATGAGCGCGGCATGCCCGAGGCGGAGCCGCCCACCGCTCTTCACTTCGACCGCCCGACGCCGGCCCAGCTTCTTTCCGTGCGACGGTTTAGCGGCCGAACTCCAGTGCAGCCAGGCGATCCCCGTAGTGGATCGAAAGCTTGATCGCCCCGTCGCCCTCGCTCAGAGCGAGCGTCAAACGTTCCGCGACGGTGTTCGCTTTGCCGAAGTGGGCGGGTCCTTCGAAGAGTGTTCGCCCCTCCGGGGGCACAGCGATGACGTTCGGGTCCTCCCATATCTCGCGCATGTCAATCACCCGCACCTCGAACGTCATTGGCTTCTCTCCGCGAGCCGGGTTGAGGATGAGAAGGTTTCCCCCCGAGATCGGTATTCCGTCGATCAGGATCGGTCTGTCGGGGAACAGGCGCGCGATGGCCCAGCTGCGCTGCGCCGCGGGCAGGTCGCCGCCCTTCTCCAGAGCTTCGAATGCCTTTTCATCCCATTTGAAGTTCAGGTAGCGAACTTTCACGTCCCCGAGCTCGACGGTCGTGATGGCCGTCGGGGCGTTTTCTTGCTGGTGGGCAACGGCCGCCGATGTGCCGACGGCGAACACCAAGGCACTGAACAAGAATGTTGTCATCCAATCCTCCCTGCCGCCGCAAACGCGGCGCGCGACCGCTTGATTTTGTCTACGAGCGCCAAGAATAGCACAATTTCGTGGCGCGCCACTTCGGTCCGGCAAAGATTCGAAACGTTCACCGACAAGTAACCGGCGCGGGCGCGACGACGTCCGGAAACCGTCTTCTATAATGAGCGACGATGAGCGAGCCCAAGAGTAGCCCCGCGCCCGGGCCGCGGATCCGTCTCTTCGTCACCGGCGGCACCTTCGACAAGGAGTACGACGAGATCCGGGGCGAGCTCTATTTCCGGGACACCCACGTGCCCGAGATGCTCGCCCTCGGCCGGTCCAAGCTCGCGGTCGAGGTGCGGACGTTGATGATGATCGATTCGCTCGATATGTCCGACGACGACCGCGCGATCGTCGTCGAGCATTGCCGCAAGGCCAAGGAGACGCGGATCGTGATCACCCACGGGACGGACACGATGGAGGTGACTGCGCGGGCGCTCTCCGAGGCACGTATCGCGGACAAGACGATCGTGCTCACGGGAGCGATGATTCCCTTCAAGTTC encodes the following:
- a CDS encoding ATP-grasp domain-containing protein, which gives rise to MTNVVFVAPFFMETTLRFIDAAASITDVRLGLVSQAPEDELPPRLKAKLSGHFRVEDGISTDALRPALHAMRKAFGSVDRILGTLEQLQVPLGQLRDELGVAGLGAETALNFRDKARMKTVLTEAGLPCARHRLVEEADAALSFAREIGYPLVVKPPAGAGARATFRIDDEASLIECLRAMPPSPQQPTLLEEFIVGEEHSFDSVVIGGRLVWYSVNDYYPSPIEVLRHPWIQWCVVSPKEIDHPRYDGIRKVAEPALRALGLVNGLSHMEWFLRPGSGVAISEVGARPPGAQFATLISYAHDFDLYGAWAELMVHDRFRPPPRRYAVGAAYVRGQGRGSRVKAIHGLEHAQREIGDLVVEAKLPRPGQAPTGTYEGEGYVILRHPDTEVVERGLKRLVERIYVELE
- a CDS encoding DUF4412 domain-containing protein encodes the protein MNLRTSVLAVCLTMPSIQGLAHAGAVFRNTVENFAEDNQFFEARESYVSVTKVEGNRMRMDTQGMDGKLASTVIFLGETDEMYMIDHEKKSYMVLDRERIEALGQQMSQAMKQMQEALAQVPPEQREMMERMMKDKMGAGGDYKPPSPPVVTDLGQSGSANGIACQWKQVTRDGVLEEKACVCDEGAIAGGEEMVALAHEMRDFAEGLMQLAKSVSEIPMFGGGTVGNVGAAFTADLGGFSLISEDYDGEGKLIRRSTFESADEVSISDEEFTPPGGYKKQTLEGLGR
- a CDS encoding asparaginase domain-containing protein, whose amino-acid sequence is MSEPKSSPAPGPRIRLFVTGGTFDKEYDEIRGELYFRDTHVPEMLALGRSKLAVEVRTLMMIDSLDMSDDDRAIVVEHCRKAKETRIVITHGTDTMEVTARALSEARIADKTIVLTGAMIPFKFGSSDGLFNLGSALAFAQSLAPGVYVAMNGRIFAGERVHKNKATGEFIEAP